In Halobacillus amylolyticus, the following proteins share a genomic window:
- a CDS encoding DUF4317 domain-containing protein — protein MNKKDIAGIRKQLKVDNDLLKITDIFNVYIMKETTDIYHHQSQPFEMLDRDQQELFMNNFKKLLTGQLDEKLFELKFKRDAENHSQLTLHKGLLSNEVEDWKEQMLKMTEKMINGHPYEKDVVITFIRAEYMKPMKRSNEEAEESGRDAVYSNPFILCSANQTQEPKKEIKFDYVEKEFKYKIEVDPVIDLKNPMTGFLFPGITDGTSDVNHILYAAGKANEPDYRFIEDVLNGEEIMTAKEDKAVFEEVIKDVVGDQVNPSTLASVYGEINRTIEENEEDTAPKLDYKDVERVLNQSGEKVDSEKVKTAFQRVTDDETYELKASNIVPKYKSKSIKINTKIANIAISPQDLQYVRQVNYKGKRCIMIEVEEDAEVDGFKMLPEAFGE, from the coding sequence ATGAATAAAAAAGACATAGCCGGCATCCGCAAACAACTAAAAGTGGACAACGACTTATTAAAGATTACTGACATTTTTAACGTATATATCATGAAAGAAACGACGGACATTTACCATCACCAGAGTCAGCCGTTTGAAATGCTCGATCGAGATCAGCAGGAGCTTTTTATGAATAATTTTAAAAAGTTACTGACAGGGCAGTTGGATGAAAAATTATTCGAATTAAAATTCAAGCGCGATGCTGAAAATCACAGTCAGCTCACTTTACATAAAGGGCTGCTAAGCAACGAAGTCGAGGACTGGAAGGAACAAATGCTGAAGATGACAGAAAAAATGATCAACGGCCATCCGTATGAAAAGGATGTCGTCATCACCTTCATCCGCGCCGAATACATGAAACCAATGAAACGCAGTAATGAAGAAGCTGAGGAAAGTGGGCGGGACGCCGTTTATTCGAATCCCTTTATTCTTTGCAGCGCCAACCAAACACAAGAGCCTAAAAAAGAAATAAAATTCGACTATGTCGAGAAAGAGTTCAAGTACAAGATTGAGGTCGACCCGGTCATTGATCTCAAGAACCCGATGACAGGATTTCTATTTCCCGGCATCACTGATGGTACTTCCGATGTGAACCACATTCTCTATGCTGCAGGCAAAGCCAATGAGCCTGACTATCGCTTTATTGAAGACGTTTTAAACGGAGAAGAGATTATGACAGCGAAGGAAGACAAAGCGGTGTTTGAGGAAGTAATCAAGGATGTCGTAGGAGACCAGGTCAACCCCTCCACCCTCGCTTCTGTCTATGGAGAAATCAACCGTACCATTGAAGAAAATGAAGAGGATACAGCACCAAAGCTCGACTATAAGGACGTGGAGCGTGTGTTAAACCAGAGTGGTGAAAAAGTCGATAGCGAAAAAGTTAAAACCGCTTTCCAAAGAGTCACCGACGACGAAACATACGAGCTTAAAGCAAGCAACATCGTCCCCAAATACAAATCAAAATCGATCAAAATCAACACGAAAATAGCCAACATCGCAATCAGCCCCCAGGACCTGCAATACGTGAGGCAAGTCAACTATAAGGGCAAACGTTGTATTATGATTGAGGTGGAAGAGGATGCGGAGGTTGACGGGTTTAAGATGCTTCCGGAAGCTTTTGGAGAGTGA
- a CDS encoding phytoene/squalene synthase family protein: MDTKQRRADFYYCEKIIKRHSKSFYYAFSKLPTEKANAVYAIYAFCRTADDCVDGNQSPMEKRQALKQLKKELDLFEDHAELDKPLWRALRHVFNKYDMDIKPFNDQLTGQSMDVDFNIPKTMQELETYSYYVAGSVGLMLLPVIASESSADLHSSATDLGVAMQITNILRDIGEDLHEKNRIYLPKDELSHFQYTQNDLHKGIINVNFINLWEKMAVRAESLYSNFLLNISHFDADSRLPVYLSAQVYRGILDAVRKNDYQCLSKRNFVSKDKMAELKLLSAAALDLQKGSVLNVEK; the protein is encoded by the coding sequence ATGGACACCAAGCAAAGGCGAGCGGACTTTTATTATTGTGAAAAGATAATAAAAAGACATTCCAAAAGCTTTTATTATGCTTTTTCAAAACTCCCCACTGAAAAAGCAAATGCCGTATATGCAATATATGCCTTTTGCAGAACCGCAGACGATTGTGTAGATGGCAATCAGTCACCCATGGAAAAGCGTCAGGCACTAAAACAATTAAAAAAAGAGCTGGATTTATTCGAGGATCATGCGGAATTGGATAAACCACTATGGCGCGCACTCAGACATGTGTTTAATAAGTATGATATGGATATCAAGCCTTTTAACGACCAGTTAACGGGACAATCCATGGATGTAGATTTTAATATCCCGAAAACAATGCAAGAACTGGAAACATACAGTTATTACGTAGCTGGTTCTGTCGGTTTGATGCTTCTGCCTGTCATTGCTTCGGAATCTTCTGCTGATCTGCATTCATCAGCAACAGATCTTGGCGTCGCCATGCAAATAACGAATATCCTGCGTGATATTGGAGAAGATCTTCATGAGAAAAACCGTATCTACCTTCCAAAGGATGAATTAAGCCATTTTCAATATACACAAAATGATTTACATAAAGGTATCATCAATGTAAACTTCATAAATCTATGGGAAAAAATGGCGGTACGTGCTGAATCTCTATATAGTAATTTCTTACTCAACATTAGCCATTTCGACGCTGACAGCCGTCTACCCGTTTACTTATCTGCCCAAGTATACAGAGGAATACTAGATGCTGTGCGAAAAAATGACTACCAGTGTTTATCCAAACGGAACTTTGTTAGCAAAGATAAAATGGCAGAATTAAAGCTGCTATCAGCTGCTGCCCTAGATTTGCAGAAAGGTAGTGTGTTAAATGTTGAAAAATAA
- a CDS encoding MerR family transcriptional regulator, with protein MMEELQRRYYYIKEVAGLTGLSEQLIRKWENRYHVIQPQRLDNGYRLYTFEDLSTLKELKALRDQGKSMKQAIHSVVAEKNSTYTLRSVEKSPNVKKMIEKGTIYDEKGLESLLQQSHHQYGLDLFLQNTVQPFLEEIGVLWENGEWDESQETVSSLVVKDFLTQLSRNFKHNLKAPHALGFCLPGELHEIPLQILLLQLQVKGWRTTRVGASPKLSSIERLIEHMRPQKVLFSASTGIPFQQNENLLEQLDQLAERHASTSFYIGGRGVYNYKSIMKPKHMDISFTIEDIIS; from the coding sequence ATGATGGAGGAATTACAAAGGCGATATTATTATATTAAAGAAGTTGCTGGATTGACGGGTCTTTCCGAGCAGCTTATTCGTAAATGGGAAAATCGATATCACGTTATACAACCGCAAAGGTTAGACAACGGGTATCGTCTTTATACATTTGAAGATCTTTCAACTTTAAAAGAATTAAAAGCATTGAGGGATCAGGGGAAATCCATGAAGCAAGCTATTCATAGTGTCGTAGCCGAAAAAAACTCAACCTATACATTGAGATCAGTGGAGAAGAGTCCTAATGTTAAGAAGATGATTGAGAAAGGAACCATATACGATGAAAAAGGATTGGAGTCTTTGTTGCAGCAATCTCATCATCAATATGGTCTTGATTTATTTTTACAAAACACTGTACAACCTTTTCTTGAGGAAATTGGTGTGTTGTGGGAGAACGGTGAGTGGGATGAAAGCCAGGAAACAGTATCCAGCCTGGTCGTTAAAGATTTTCTCACGCAATTAAGCCGAAACTTCAAACATAACTTGAAAGCACCACACGCTCTTGGTTTTTGCCTGCCTGGTGAATTGCACGAAATCCCTCTGCAAATATTATTACTTCAATTGCAGGTGAAGGGATGGCGAACAACAAGAGTTGGAGCCTCCCCTAAATTGTCATCAATTGAAAGGCTTATTGAACATATGCGGCCTCAGAAGGTATTGTTTTCAGCATCAACCGGGATTCCTTTTCAACAGAATGAAAACCTGTTGGAACAGCTTGATCAACTGGCAGAGAGACATGCGTCCACTTCTTTTTATATTGGAGGAAGGGGCGTATATAACTATAAGTCAATAATGAAACCAAAACACATGGATATTTCATTTACAATCGAGGACATTATTTCGTAA
- a CDS encoding nucleotidyltransferase substrate binding protein, with protein MHQAGWLKDEQAWLQMLKDRNEIPHTYNEEVANSILANIND; from the coding sequence ATACATCAGGCTGGTTGGCTAAAAGATGAACAGGCATGGCTGCAAATGCTGAAAGACCGTAACGAGATTCCCCATACGTACAATGAGGAAGTGGCAAATAGTATATTGGCGAACATTAACGACTAA
- a CDS encoding phytoene desaturase family protein: MRKKVIVVGAGVAGLASAIRLQHAGYQVELYEKESKPGGKMNQIEIDGYKFDLGPSIVMMPELYREIFELCGRNPDDYIPMEKLDPIYRAYFSDMPDNPFDISSDLTELTKTIESISEEDTEGFFKYLHEIYKRFIVAKHDILQRPFRKQTDFYNLPMLKKAMKLKTFDTADQFIGKYIKNERLKQLISFQTLYIGISPIKSPSFYTMIPMIQFLYGVWFIKGGMYTMALAMERLFKELGGTVYYNKNVQEICVENHKATGIMVDDQKAPADLVVCNADFPYAMKNLVKDPSAKGKYTDRKIDRMKYSCSCFLLYLGMDRKYEEVERVHNFIFNEKLDQNLQDIFDGKKLTNASFYVYIASKMDPSLAPEGKDGLYILMPVSNVASANYEWNQETIQYYRSYILNELKKIKGFENIDHEIVTETCITPLDFESKFNAYNGASFGLQPTLSQSNHMRPQSKATHCDNLYFTGSSTHPGAGVPIVLLSAKITTQELIKDDQGILFG; encoded by the coding sequence ATGAGAAAGAAGGTCATAGTTGTTGGTGCGGGTGTTGCAGGTCTTGCCAGTGCCATAAGACTGCAGCACGCCGGCTACCAGGTAGAACTATATGAAAAAGAGTCAAAGCCTGGAGGAAAGATGAATCAAATTGAAATAGATGGCTACAAATTTGATTTGGGACCAAGTATCGTCATGATGCCAGAATTGTATCGGGAAATATTTGAACTGTGCGGCCGCAATCCTGACGATTATATTCCCATGGAAAAATTGGACCCGATTTACCGGGCTTACTTCAGTGATATGCCCGACAATCCTTTTGATATCTCTTCAGACCTTACCGAATTAACGAAGACGATTGAATCCATCAGTGAAGAAGATACCGAGGGATTTTTTAAATATCTGCATGAAATTTACAAACGCTTTATCGTTGCAAAGCATGATATCCTCCAAAGACCGTTTCGAAAACAAACTGACTTTTACAACCTGCCCATGTTGAAGAAGGCCATGAAGCTGAAAACATTCGACACTGCGGATCAATTTATCGGTAAATATATAAAGAACGAGCGACTGAAGCAGTTAATTAGTTTTCAAACGTTGTACATAGGAATTTCTCCCATAAAAAGCCCGTCTTTTTATACGATGATTCCCATGATTCAATTTTTATATGGGGTATGGTTTATTAAAGGCGGTATGTACACAATGGCATTAGCTATGGAAAGACTTTTTAAAGAACTTGGGGGAACGGTTTACTATAACAAGAATGTCCAGGAAATATGTGTTGAAAATCATAAAGCGACCGGCATTATGGTAGATGATCAGAAAGCTCCTGCAGATTTAGTAGTCTGCAATGCAGATTTTCCATATGCCATGAAAAACCTCGTCAAGGACCCGTCGGCCAAAGGGAAATATACAGACCGAAAGATTGACCGCATGAAATACTCCTGTTCTTGCTTTCTATTATATCTGGGCATGGATAGGAAATATGAAGAAGTTGAGCGTGTTCACAATTTTATTTTCAATGAAAAGCTGGATCAAAATTTGCAGGATATTTTTGATGGAAAGAAACTGACGAATGCCTCTTTTTATGTGTATATAGCATCGAAAATGGATCCTTCCCTGGCACCCGAGGGAAAAGACGGATTGTATATCCTTATGCCTGTCTCCAATGTAGCTTCTGCGAATTATGAATGGAATCAGGAAACGATTCAATATTACCGCAGCTACATTTTAAACGAACTTAAGAAAATAAAGGGTTTTGAAAATATTGATCATGAGATTGTGACCGAAACTTGCATAACACCACTGGACTTTGAATCAAAATTCAATGCCTATAATGGTGCCAGTTTTGGTTTACAGCCAACCCTTTCTCAAAGTAACCACATGCGTCCGCAAAGTAAGGCGACGCATTGTGACAACCTGTATTTCACCGGAAGCAGCACACATCCAGGTGCTGGTGTTCCCATTGTGCTATTGTCCGCCAAGATCACCACACAGGAACTCATAAAAGACGACCAAGGTATTTTATTTGGCTAA
- a CDS encoding aldehyde dehydrogenase family protein, whose amino-acid sequence MADNDGSSLKVLLERQREDLRTSAIPSVDLRKKKLLQLKTILIEHEAAFIQALYSDMRRPAFEAFSFEIAVLLNEIDYVCKYLEKWARPVRSRHIKFGYVEAIQKMRNPYGSVLIISSWNYPLQLALMPAISAIAGGNRCVIKPSEHAPATSELLEKTINQVFSPEQLVVVTGDAHTAKFLTSSPFDLIFFTGSQQTGKAVAQQAAHQLTPVILELGGKNPCIIDETGFSKAAIQEIVWGKFLNAGQTCIAPDTLFVHESIYEQTLSEISATLSTFYGDQAEASNDYGRICNDAHFQKVVHFMEQGDVWHGGAYDEGDLFIEPTVVTDMKPGSSILQEEIFGPVLPVIPYTDFTTLLSKQIIQRDALTGYIFSKNKHHIRLFKQHMQSPTTSVNQVIHHAASPHVAFGGVGRSGYGAYHGKAGFLAFSYDKTDYKAHHYMHVQDKFPPYTDRNMNIVKKFRKWLL is encoded by the coding sequence ATGGCAGACAATGACGGTTCAAGTTTAAAGGTATTACTAGAAAGGCAGCGAGAGGACTTACGTACCAGCGCCATTCCTTCGGTAGACCTTCGAAAGAAAAAGCTTTTGCAACTAAAAACCATTCTTATAGAACATGAAGCAGCATTTATTCAAGCTCTCTATTCAGATATGCGAAGACCGGCATTCGAAGCTTTTTCTTTTGAAATCGCAGTCTTATTGAATGAAATTGATTATGTATGCAAGTATTTAGAAAAATGGGCCCGACCCGTCCGCTCCCGTCATATAAAATTCGGATACGTGGAAGCGATCCAAAAGATGAGGAACCCATACGGCAGTGTATTGATCATCAGCTCGTGGAATTATCCGCTCCAGCTCGCACTCATGCCTGCTATCAGTGCGATAGCGGGCGGAAACCGCTGTGTGATCAAACCATCGGAACATGCACCGGCAACAAGTGAACTGCTGGAAAAGACGATCAATCAAGTTTTTTCTCCCGAACAGCTGGTGGTAGTTACTGGGGATGCACATACCGCCAAGTTCTTGACTTCCTCACCTTTTGATCTGATTTTTTTTACAGGCAGCCAGCAGACAGGAAAAGCCGTAGCACAGCAGGCCGCCCATCAACTCACACCGGTGATACTGGAACTCGGCGGAAAAAATCCCTGTATCATAGATGAGACAGGCTTTTCAAAAGCGGCAATCCAGGAAATCGTCTGGGGTAAATTTCTTAACGCGGGGCAAACCTGTATTGCGCCGGACACACTTTTTGTCCATGAATCTATTTATGAACAAACATTATCTGAAATTTCTGCGACGCTTTCAACTTTCTATGGAGACCAAGCTGAGGCCAGCAATGATTATGGGAGGATTTGTAACGATGCCCATTTTCAAAAAGTGGTTCATTTCATGGAACAAGGCGATGTATGGCATGGTGGTGCATATGATGAAGGTGATTTGTTCATTGAACCAACAGTGGTTACAGACATGAAGCCAGGAAGTTCCATTCTGCAGGAAGAGATTTTTGGGCCGGTCCTTCCTGTCATCCCATATACAGACTTTACTACATTATTATCAAAGCAGATTATTCAACGTGATGCTCTTACGGGGTATATCTTTAGTAAAAACAAGCATCATATCCGTTTATTCAAGCAACACATGCAATCACCAACGACCAGTGTCAATCAAGTGATCCATCACGCCGCAAGTCCTCATGTCGCTTTTGGCGGTGTTGGGCGAAGCGGATACGGCGCCTACCATGGCAAAGCGGGTTTTTTAGCCTTCAGTTATGACAAGACAGATTATAAAGCACACCATTACATGCATGTTCAAGACAAATTCCCGCCGTATACGGATAGAAATATGAATATAGTAAAGAAGTTTAGAAAGTGGCTGTTGTAA
- a CDS encoding glycosyl-4,4'-diaponeurosporenoate acyltransferase CrtO family protein: MPIVSLPVIWIIFIDIIAWTFFHLFISAICMRLPLAFFLKDRLLFQVFSWEKSGELWQRLFRVKTWKGFLIDGTIFLKKGYSKKGLHGTRLNDLKIFAAETKRAELTHWLSILPAPLFFLWNPLWAGWVMILYAFLFNLPIIIVQRYNRGRIAAITA; encoded by the coding sequence ATGCCGATTGTTTCATTGCCCGTCATTTGGATTATTTTCATTGATATTATTGCATGGACATTTTTTCATCTGTTCATTTCTGCGATTTGTATGCGACTGCCTTTAGCATTCTTTCTGAAAGATCGCCTCTTGTTTCAAGTTTTCTCTTGGGAAAAATCAGGAGAGTTGTGGCAACGATTATTTCGGGTGAAAACATGGAAAGGTTTTCTTATAGATGGCACGATTTTTCTTAAAAAAGGGTACAGTAAAAAGGGATTGCATGGCACCCGATTAAATGACTTAAAAATTTTTGCTGCGGAAACAAAACGCGCGGAGTTGACACATTGGCTCTCCATTCTGCCCGCTCCGTTGTTTTTCTTATGGAACCCGTTATGGGCGGGCTGGGTGATGATCTTATATGCCTTTTTATTCAACCTGCCCATTATTATTGTTCAGCGCTACAATCGCGGACGTATTGCTGCGATCACAGCATGA
- a CDS encoding nucleotidyltransferase domain-containing protein: MIPIKLAKQIITIAEKFLVIEKIVLFGSRAYGDHQEDSDIDLAIIAPGYGTA, encoded by the coding sequence TTGATTCCTATAAAACTAGCGAAACAAATCATTACTATTGCAGAAAAGTTTCTAGTAATAGAAAAGATCGTTTTGTTCGGTTCAAGAGCTTATGGAGATCATCAGGAAGACTCTGATATTGATCTCGCGATTATAGCACCGGGTTATGGTACAGCTTGA
- a CDS encoding alpha/beta hydrolase family protein, giving the protein MEKIFYGTDESQYGELRLPENGGPYPVAIVIHGGFWKESFGLDLMTDAAEDLTAHGLATWNIEYRRVGQAGGAWPGTLTDAAKACDYLASLAETYPLDLNQVITIGHSAGGHLALWLAARHHLPKDGELNITSSPLPISGAISLAGVNDLEMMYGVHHFRDQTFSMEPNNPTADLLQSTPEDHPERYQQASPIELLPLGVPQVLVHGALDVNVPIGISNHYHRQAQEFGDLVKLVELPEAEHFMLTDTYTQAWTEIREEVKTLLLNIGR; this is encoded by the coding sequence ATGGAAAAAATATTTTATGGCACAGATGAAAGTCAATATGGTGAATTGCGGCTTCCTGAAAATGGAGGTCCTTACCCCGTGGCTATAGTTATTCACGGCGGCTTTTGGAAAGAATCGTTCGGACTTGATCTTATGACAGACGCGGCTGAAGATTTGACTGCCCATGGGCTCGCCACCTGGAATATTGAATATCGTCGGGTAGGACAAGCAGGCGGCGCCTGGCCAGGAACGCTGACAGATGCAGCTAAGGCGTGTGATTATCTTGCCTCCCTTGCCGAAACATACCCGTTAGATTTGAATCAGGTAATTACAATCGGCCACTCTGCTGGAGGGCATTTGGCGTTATGGCTTGCTGCGCGTCATCACCTTCCTAAGGATGGTGAACTCAATATAACTAGCAGCCCTCTCCCTATTTCCGGTGCTATTAGTTTAGCAGGGGTTAATGATTTAGAGATGATGTATGGTGTCCACCACTTCAGGGACCAAACCTTTTCCATGGAGCCTAATAATCCTACAGCCGATTTGCTTCAAAGTACTCCTGAAGATCATCCAGAACGTTACCAACAGGCATCCCCTATAGAACTGCTCCCTTTAGGAGTACCACAAGTGTTGGTTCATGGGGCGCTCGATGTAAACGTCCCTATTGGTATTAGTAACCACTACCATCGTCAAGCACAGGAATTTGGCGATCTTGTAAAATTAGTTGAATTACCGGAAGCCGAGCATTTTATGTTAACAGATACCTATACACAGGCATGGACGGAGATTCGTGAAGAAGTCAAAACACTTCTACTAAATATAGGAAGGTGA
- a CDS encoding YfiT family bacillithiol transferase: MDVRFPIGELQVPKKVTLENIQEWLKEIETYTIRLRETVDSLSDEELSRIYRDGSWTIRQLVHHIADSQLNMYQRLKLALTDENPTVPAFDQEKWAIQPDTKLPIESSIKMLEGINERIVSLGYSLTEEQLNRTFTHQENGKITVATKVAKLAWHEEHHLAHIKIALRK; encoded by the coding sequence ATGGATGTAAGGTTTCCAATTGGAGAATTACAAGTTCCTAAAAAAGTAACATTAGAGAATATTCAGGAATGGCTAAAGGAAATCGAAACTTACACGATTCGATTAAGAGAAACTGTTGATTCCTTGAGTGATGAGGAATTAAGCCGAATATATCGTGATGGTAGCTGGACAATTCGTCAACTTGTTCATCACATTGCAGATTCTCAGTTGAACATGTATCAAAGATTGAAGCTGGCATTAACAGATGAGAATCCAACAGTACCAGCTTTTGATCAAGAAAAGTGGGCTATTCAACCGGATACAAAGCTTCCTATAGAAAGCTCAATTAAAATGCTAGAAGGTATAAATGAGCGGATCGTATCTTTAGGATATAGTTTAACTGAAGAGCAATTAAATCGAACTTTTACTCACCAGGAAAACGGTAAAATAACAGTTGCAACAAAAGTTGCAAAATTAGCTTGGCACGAAGAGCACCACTTAGCCCATATAAAAATCGCATTAAGAAAATAA
- a CDS encoding GNAT family N-acetyltransferase gives MTVRLEQMSSEEFQQYLSFAIKHFADEQIKSGNWEPQEAISKATQEYEKLLPKGQNTENNNLFTIRDGSKEVGMIWLAQITNEKGFIYGINIWEGNQDKGYGKQAMQEIEVLAKKIGLKSIGLHVFAHNKIARGLYEKLGYIEKNIKMEKTL, from the coding sequence ATGACGGTGAGATTAGAGCAAATGAGTTCAGAGGAATTTCAACAATATTTAAGTTTTGCAATTAAACACTTTGCAGACGAACAAATTAAGTCCGGTAATTGGGAGCCGCAAGAGGCAATTAGCAAGGCCACACAAGAATATGAAAAGTTGTTGCCCAAAGGACAGAATACGGAAAACAACAATCTATTTACAATTCGTGATGGAAGCAAAGAAGTTGGTATGATTTGGCTCGCGCAAATAACAAATGAAAAAGGGTTTATTTATGGCATTAACATTTGGGAAGGAAACCAAGATAAAGGTTATGGCAAACAAGCTATGCAAGAAATTGAAGTCTTAGCCAAGAAAATCGGATTGAAAAGTATAGGACTTCACGTCTTTGCTCACAACAAAATAGCACGAGGTTTATATGAAAAGTTAGGATATATAGAAAAAAATATTAAAATGGAAAAAACTTTATAA
- a CDS encoding TraB/GumN family protein: MSEDNITRIQLDDKELILIGTAHVSKHSAEQVKEVIEAEQPDSVCVELDEQRYQSIVDGNRWRDMDIFKVIKEKKSTLLLMNLAISSFQNRMAKQFGIKPGQEMIQGIESAKEAGAELVLADRNIQITFSRIWRGLGLKGKAVLLTQVIASIFSKESISEEELEKMKKQDTINSVLNEFTESFPKLKRPLIDERDQYLAQKIKEAPGKKVVAVLGAAHVPGIKEEIKKEHDLAQLTKLPPKSRAPKIIAWTIPILLIAIIAYTFNADPSAGLQQTISWVLWNGTLSAIGTAIALGHPLAILTAFVAAPLTSLDPITASGWFAGFVQAYFVRPNVGDFEKITEDVYSVKGFWSNKVTRILLVVVLANLGSTLGTVIGGADVIRLFIENL, from the coding sequence ATGTCAGAAGATAATATCACAAGAATACAATTAGATGATAAAGAACTCATACTTATCGGTACTGCTCACGTCTCGAAACACAGCGCGGAGCAAGTAAAAGAAGTCATCGAAGCAGAACAGCCGGATTCTGTTTGCGTAGAGCTCGACGAACAGCGCTATCAATCGATCGTGGATGGAAATCGCTGGAGAGATATGGACATATTTAAGGTGATTAAAGAAAAGAAGTCTACCTTACTGTTAATGAACCTTGCCATTTCTTCCTTTCAGAATCGTATGGCCAAGCAATTTGGCATTAAGCCAGGTCAGGAAATGATTCAGGGGATTGAATCAGCTAAGGAAGCGGGGGCTGAACTTGTTTTAGCTGACCGGAATATTCAAATCACTTTTTCTCGAATTTGGCGTGGACTTGGGCTGAAGGGCAAGGCTGTTCTTCTAACCCAGGTGATCGCTAGTATCTTCAGCAAGGAGAGTATTTCCGAAGAGGAACTAGAAAAAATGAAGAAGCAGGATACGATCAATTCAGTTTTGAATGAATTTACGGAGTCCTTTCCAAAGCTAAAGAGGCCTCTCATTGATGAACGTGATCAATATTTAGCTCAAAAAATCAAGGAGGCGCCTGGAAAAAAGGTTGTGGCTGTACTGGGGGCTGCACACGTTCCAGGTATTAAAGAAGAAATAAAGAAAGAACATGATTTAGCGCAATTGACTAAGCTTCCGCCTAAGTCCAGGGCACCTAAAATCATCGCCTGGACGATACCAATTCTGTTAATCGCTATTATTGCTTACACCTTTAATGCAGATCCGTCTGCTGGACTCCAACAAACCATCAGTTGGGTGTTATGGAATGGGACGTTATCAGCTATTGGAACGGCAATCGCTTTGGGGCACCCGCTCGCGATTCTTACTGCCTTTGTAGCAGCACCGTTGACCTCCTTAGATCCGATCACTGCTTCAGGTTGGTTTGCGGGTTTTGTCCAAGCCTATTTTGTCCGGCCAAATGTAGGTGATTTTGAAAAAATTACGGAAGATGTTTACAGTGTGAAAGGATTTTGGAGTAATAAAGTAACCCGTATCCTGTTAGTGGTTGTTTTAGCAAACTTGGGAAGTACATTAGGAACAGTTATTGGTGGGGCAGATGTCATTCGATTATTCATTGAAAACTTGTAA
- a CDS encoding group-specific protein, translating into MGKCNIDHSIGDVVNKLESQKEFLPNHLADGTRVFLQRELPQETLNDLFHLLKKYDLSSESEQKERNEAIEKMIAS; encoded by the coding sequence ATGGGGAAATGTAATATCGATCATTCAATTGGAGATGTCGTGAACAAACTTGAGAGTCAGAAAGAATTTTTACCGAATCATTTAGCTGACGGGACACGTGTTTTTTTGCAAAGAGAACTTCCCCAGGAAACACTAAATGATCTATTCCATCTTTTAAAAAAGTATGACCTTTCGTCTGAAAGTGAACAAAAGGAAAGAAATGAAGCGATCGAAAAAATGATAGCTAGTTAA